In Bacteroidales bacterium, one DNA window encodes the following:
- a CDS encoding PaaI family thioesterase — MANSILEFLKTLVGKHLNNSPSPIGRWLNGKLITIELGKATIEYIVREEMTNPLGTMQGGVFATMMDDTLGVAVYSLGKDKLYVAVNFYLDYLEGVNAGETVAVTAHILREGNTMINVGLKLENKEGKLIATGKCNLVSKTIEGLRLPRYEGMEKKYPGLEFQNKS, encoded by the coding sequence ATGGCAAATTCAATTCTTGAATTTTTGAAAACACTCGTCGGAAAGCACCTCAACAACTCCCCATCTCCTATCGGAAGGTGGCTTAATGGAAAACTCATCACTATTGAATTGGGAAAAGCTACCATTGAATATATTGTAAGGGAAGAAATGACCAATCCGCTTGGCACTATGCAGGGAGGAGTGTTTGCCACCATGATGGACGATACGCTCGGAGTAGCGGTTTACAGCCTGGGAAAAGACAAACTTTATGTCGCGGTAAACTTTTACCTTGACTATCTTGAAGGAGTGAATGCGGGTGAAACCGTTGCAGTCACGGCACATATCCTGAGAGAAGGTAACACGATGATTAATGTCGGTTTAAAACTAGAAAACAAAGAAGGAAAACTTATTGCAACAGGGAAATGCAACCTCGTGTCAAAAACCATTGAAGGATTGCGCCTGCCTCGTTATGAAGGAATGGAAAAAAAATACCCAGGATTGGAGTTTCAGAATAAATCCTGA
- a CDS encoding long-chain fatty acid--CoA ligase — MEVTRIFDLLDHYSSKFPKEDALAGKKNGEWVKYSTNDYIKISNYFGIGLLALGFKKGDKIATVTNNRPEWNFADMGMLQTGIVHVPIYPTISLEEYKHILTHSDANALIISDKSLYTKLEDIIRGIDTIKHVFTFNEVEGVPNWIEIIELGETNHDRLKEQFDSIKASIRPDDLATIIYTSGTTGTSKGVMLSHKNLVTNFIATSKVQPLNHEHKVLSFLPLCHIYERMLNYHYQFLGISIYYAENMGTIAANIKELSANGFSTVPRMLEKVYDKIVAKGKDLSPVKKAIFNWALKLGLRYELNGQNGAIYEFKLKIADKLVFSKWREALGGKIGVIISGGAALQPRLSRVFWAAKMRVVEGYGLTETSPVIAVGYPFWPKIKFGTVGPILEGVELKFAEDGEIMVKGPNLMLGYYKDPEYTAEVIDKDGWFHTGDIGYLEEGKFLKITDRKKEIFKLSSGKYIAPQLIENKFKESIFIEQIMVVGVNEKFASALISPNFNHLHFWASKHKVHFRDNEELVKNPAVIAKYQKEVDVTNITLSEHERIKRFKLVCEEWSPQSGELSPTLKLRRSMIYKKYDHLLKLIYNYQKNGNGSQ; from the coding sequence ATGGAAGTCACAAGAATTTTTGATTTGCTCGATCACTATTCCTCCAAATTTCCGAAAGAGGATGCACTTGCCGGCAAAAAGAACGGCGAATGGGTGAAATACAGCACCAATGATTACATCAAAATTTCCAATTATTTTGGGATTGGTTTGCTTGCCCTTGGCTTTAAGAAAGGTGACAAAATAGCTACGGTTACCAATAACCGGCCTGAGTGGAATTTTGCCGATATGGGTATGCTTCAGACGGGAATTGTTCACGTACCCATTTATCCAACCATCAGCCTCGAGGAATATAAACATATTCTTACCCATTCCGATGCAAACGCCCTGATCATTTCAGATAAGTCGCTCTATACCAAGTTGGAAGATATCATCAGGGGCATTGATACGATTAAGCATGTTTTTACATTCAACGAAGTTGAGGGTGTTCCTAACTGGATTGAAATTATCGAACTGGGCGAAACCAACCATGACAGACTTAAAGAGCAGTTCGACAGCATCAAAGCCTCTATCAGGCCAGATGACCTGGCTACAATAATCTATACGTCGGGGACTACCGGCACATCTAAAGGTGTGATGTTGTCGCATAAGAACCTGGTTACAAATTTTATCGCCACATCAAAAGTTCAGCCACTGAATCATGAACACAAGGTATTGAGCTTTTTGCCGCTATGCCACATTTACGAACGGATGCTGAACTACCATTACCAGTTCCTTGGCATCAGTATTTATTATGCTGAAAATATGGGTACGATTGCCGCCAACATCAAGGAGCTAAGTGCTAATGGGTTCTCAACTGTTCCGAGGATGCTCGAGAAAGTGTATGACAAAATCGTGGCCAAAGGAAAAGACTTATCTCCGGTAAAAAAAGCGATTTTTAACTGGGCATTAAAACTTGGCCTCAGGTATGAGCTTAACGGGCAAAATGGCGCAATATATGAGTTTAAGCTAAAAATTGCCGACAAACTGGTTTTCAGTAAATGGAGGGAAGCTCTTGGCGGAAAAATCGGAGTAATTATTTCTGGAGGAGCTGCATTGCAACCAAGGCTCTCGAGGGTTTTCTGGGCTGCCAAAATGAGAGTTGTGGAGGGTTATGGCCTAACTGAAACCTCGCCCGTGATTGCCGTGGGTTATCCCTTTTGGCCAAAAATTAAATTCGGCACTGTAGGCCCCATACTCGAAGGGGTGGAACTGAAGTTTGCTGAAGATGGCGAAATCATGGTTAAAGGTCCAAACCTGATGCTTGGTTATTATAAAGACCCGGAATACACTGCCGAAGTAATTGATAAGGACGGGTGGTTTCATACAGGCGATATTGGATATCTTGAAGAGGGCAAATTCCTGAAAATTACCGACCGTAAAAAGGAGATTTTTAAATTATCCTCAGGTAAATACATTGCACCTCAATTGATCGAAAATAAATTCAAAGAATCCATTTTTATAGAGCAGATTATGGTAGTCGGAGTCAATGAAAAATTTGCCAGTGCACTGATCTCTCCCAACTTTAACCATCTTCACTTCTGGGCTTCAAAGCACAAGGTTCATTTCAGGGATAACGAAGAATTGGTGAAGAATCCTGCCGTCATTGCCAAATACCAGAAAGAAGTTGATGTGACTAATATTACCCTGAGTGAACATGAACGAATTAAACGTTTCAAACTCGTTTGCGAAGAATGGTCGCCACAATCAGGCGAATTGTCTCCAACACTTAAGTTGAGACGCTCCATGATTTACAAAAAATATGATCATCTATTGAAGCTTATTTATAATTATCAGAAAAACGGGAATGGCAGTCAATAA
- a CDS encoding DUF4837 family protein codes for MDKLLNVSYPTFILIFFSLLVTGCDADRSGLKPSTGKTNELLVVTNSEATWKGNTGSEISGFFGQILEGLPQPEKTYDIAHIPEPNFSQMFKTHHNIFIVDINPSFAQPVIETYADFWAKPQRVIKMTVADEQTFLNEFEQHKEAFIELFNANERTRAALAYGTIPDMKIKNHLLNKFGIDILIPQSFFVASETEDFIWLRREAQQFGQGILIYFYPYTDTIAFDPEQIISRRNDFTMNHVPGPVDGSYMKISTFEPPVTRRIDFNGHFAVEMRGLWDLEGDFMGGPFISYTLVDPRKNRVITLDGYVYNPNQEKKHLVRQLEALLYTLSFPEEQKK; via the coding sequence ATGGACAAATTATTAAATGTTTCCTACCCAACTTTTATTTTAATATTTTTTTCATTGCTCGTTACAGGTTGTGATGCAGATCGATCAGGTTTGAAGCCATCAACCGGAAAAACCAACGAATTACTTGTAGTTACGAACAGCGAGGCTACATGGAAAGGTAACACCGGATCCGAAATCAGCGGATTTTTCGGTCAAATTTTAGAGGGTTTACCACAACCGGAAAAGACTTATGATATTGCTCATATTCCTGAGCCTAACTTTTCACAGATGTTTAAGACCCACCACAACATCTTTATCGTCGATATCAACCCATCATTCGCTCAACCGGTGATTGAAACCTATGCAGATTTCTGGGCTAAACCACAACGGGTGATTAAGATGACTGTCGCCGATGAACAAACCTTTTTAAATGAATTTGAACAACACAAAGAGGCCTTCATCGAGTTATTCAATGCCAATGAACGTACCCGTGCAGCTCTGGCCTACGGGACAATCCCTGACATGAAAATCAAAAACCATCTATTGAATAAATTTGGCATTGACATCCTTATACCCCAAAGTTTCTTCGTTGCATCCGAAACTGAAGATTTCATCTGGCTTCGCCGCGAAGCGCAACAGTTCGGCCAGGGCATCCTCATCTACTTCTATCCCTACACCGACACCATCGCCTTCGATCCCGAACAAATTATCAGCCGGCGGAACGATTTCACGATGAATCATGTTCCAGGTCCTGTTGATGGATCATACATGAAAATTTCAACATTCGAACCTCCGGTAACCAGGCGCATTGATTTTAATGGCCATTTTGCTGTCGAAATGCGCGGGCTATGGGATCTTGAAGGGGATTTTATGGGAGGCCCATTTATAAGTTACACCTTGGTTGACCCCCGTAAAAACAGGGTAATAACTCTTGATGGATATGTTTACAATCCAAACCAGGAGAAAAAACATCTTGTTCGTCAATTGGAAGCACTCCTTTACACGCTAAGTTTCCCGGAAGAACAAAAGAAATAA
- a CDS encoding LysM peptidoglycan-binding domain-containing protein has translation MTIRIKTLVLTSIIFTLFALQGCSIFRSSRTSSETVAKDETREKNRFFRHNKDLESQSNLFSEEDFIQYESYNPDEPETDTTYLPESFDFDDTVAMFSKYRMNDSRIAEELVNESRSLYMLDNLVNLKFFNDNELLFNRDTLNVFNYAEDYVPIFSDSVYAARIEKLNRTTPLELTYNKTVKSFIELYTVRKRGLTSRILGLAEVYFPMFEEILDQYNMPLELKYLAVVESALIPTAGSHAGAKGLWQFMYRTGKMYGLESNSYVDDRFDPYKSTIAACQHMQDLYDIYQDWWLVLAAYNSGGGNVNKAIRRAGGVKNYWAIWPYLPAETRGYVPAFISVAYLMNYAADHNLYPVHPGILYNAIDTVHVHDVLSFDQISEILSISPQDLQYLNPSFKEGLIPASPDNKYVLRLPRSLTGYFVSKEQEIYSHKTQQGLDKEKLLAQVEEMQKREVHVVKSGESLGSIARKYKTSVSSLQSWNNLRSTTIHPGQKLLVQPNTSGKNVTTAASGSGKSGEQTTHTVRSGENLGSIAAKYRCSVSNLKQWNNLKSNTIYPKQKLIVYSNAATTLASSGNAQKSSVADTEFIYYVVKPGDTLWDIAKKYNGVTVEDLKRLNNIKNAQSLKVGQKIKVSITG, from the coding sequence ATGACCATTCGAATCAAAACCCTTGTTCTTACCTCCATTATATTTACCCTTTTTGCATTACAAGGTTGTTCAATTTTCCGTTCCTCCCGCACATCTTCCGAAACGGTTGCAAAAGATGAGACCAGAGAAAAAAACCGATTCTTCAGGCACAATAAAGATTTGGAAAGTCAATCCAATCTATTTAGCGAAGAAGATTTTATTCAATATGAATCATACAACCCGGATGAACCGGAAACGGACACTACCTATTTGCCTGAATCATTTGATTTTGATGACACCGTTGCGATGTTCTCGAAATATCGCATGAATGACAGCAGGATTGCAGAGGAACTTGTCAATGAGTCCCGTAGTTTATACATGTTGGATAATCTGGTTAATCTGAAGTTTTTCAATGACAATGAATTACTTTTTAACCGCGATACACTCAATGTTTTTAATTACGCCGAAGATTATGTTCCCATTTTTTCTGATTCGGTTTATGCTGCAAGGATAGAGAAGTTAAACCGGACAACACCGCTCGAATTGACCTATAACAAAACTGTAAAAAGTTTTATCGAACTTTACACGGTAAGAAAACGTGGTTTAACATCACGCATTCTTGGATTGGCAGAGGTATATTTTCCGATGTTCGAAGAAATTCTGGATCAATATAATATGCCACTTGAGTTGAAATACCTTGCAGTTGTTGAATCGGCGCTGATACCAACTGCAGGTTCTCACGCAGGAGCAAAAGGATTATGGCAGTTTATGTACAGAACCGGAAAAATGTACGGACTTGAATCAAACTCTTACGTTGACGACCGCTTTGATCCCTATAAATCAACCATTGCCGCTTGTCAGCACATGCAGGACCTTTACGATATTTACCAGGACTGGTGGCTTGTTCTTGCTGCTTACAATTCTGGAGGAGGCAATGTGAATAAGGCCATCCGGCGCGCCGGTGGAGTAAAAAATTATTGGGCAATCTGGCCATACCTGCCGGCTGAAACACGGGGATATGTCCCGGCGTTTATTTCTGTAGCCTACCTGATGAACTATGCTGCCGATCACAATTTATATCCCGTTCATCCGGGAATTCTCTACAATGCCATCGACACTGTGCATGTGCACGATGTCCTTTCATTTGATCAGATTTCCGAGATTCTAAGTATTTCTCCGCAGGATTTACAATACTTAAATCCCTCTTTCAAAGAAGGATTAATTCCTGCCAGTCCCGATAATAAATATGTACTTCGTTTACCACGCAGCCTGACCGGCTATTTTGTCTCGAAAGAGCAAGAAATTTACAGCCATAAAACCCAACAGGGATTGGATAAAGAGAAACTCCTTGCACAAGTTGAAGAAATGCAGAAAAGAGAGGTGCATGTTGTAAAAAGTGGTGAATCACTTGGCAGCATCGCTAGAAAATATAAAACTTCAGTATCCAGCCTTCAATCATGGAACAATCTGCGTTCCACAACCATTCATCCCGGTCAGAAACTTTTAGTACAACCAAATACATCAGGAAAAAATGTAACCACAGCAGCATCTGGATCAGGCAAATCCGGAGAACAGACTACACATACCGTCAGAAGTGGTGAAAATCTTGGATCGATCGCTGCAAAATACCGTTGCTCGGTGAGTAATCTAAAGCAATGGAACAATCTCAAATCCAATACAATTTACCCAAAACAAAAATTGATTGTTTACTCTAACGCTGCCACGACTTTAGCTTCTTCAGGTAATGCTCAGAAATCATCTGTTGCTGATACTGAATTTATCTATTATGTAGTAAAACCAGGCGACACCTTATGGGACATTGCAAAAAAGTACAATGGGGTAACCGTTGAAGATTTGAAACGACTCAACAATATCAAAAATGCTCAATCCCTCAAGGTGGGTCAGAAAATAAAGGTTAGCATCACAGGTTGA
- the thrH gene encoding bifunctional phosphoserine phosphatase/homoserine phosphotransferase ThrH has translation MYVICSDLEGVFVPEVWINVAEKTGIPELRLTTRDISDYDVLMNQRIKILADHGLKLKDIQNVIATIKPLDGALDFIHWLKEITQLIIVSDTFRQFADPLMKQLERPTLFCHNLIIDEKDNIIGYNLRQKDPKRKTVQALQSLEYKVIAFGDSYNDISMLKQAEVGILFRPPQNVIDDYPELPVTNNYAQLKKLLNNYLGH, from the coding sequence ATGTACGTAATCTGTTCTGACCTTGAAGGAGTGTTCGTTCCGGAAGTTTGGATTAATGTTGCCGAAAAAACAGGGATACCTGAACTGCGACTTACCACCCGCGACATCAGTGACTACGATGTGCTGATGAACCAAAGGATTAAAATCCTGGCGGATCACGGCCTGAAACTCAAAGACATCCAAAATGTCATCGCAACCATCAAACCGCTTGACGGAGCGCTTGACTTTATCCACTGGCTTAAAGAGATCACTCAGTTAATTATCGTCTCAGATACTTTCCGTCAGTTTGCCGATCCATTGATGAAACAGTTGGAGAGACCTACCTTGTTTTGTCACAATCTGATTATCGATGAGAAAGATAATATTATTGGTTACAATCTCAGGCAAAAAGATCCAAAAAGAAAAACAGTCCAGGCACTGCAAAGTCTTGAATACAAAGTGATAGCTTTCGGAGATTCATACAACGACATAAGCATGCTCAAACAGGCTGAAGTGGGAATCCTGTTTCGACCTCCACAAAATGTGATTGACGACTACCCGGAATTACCAGTTACAAATAATTACGCTCAATTGAAAAAACTTCTCAACAATTACCTTGGTCATTGA
- the fldA gene encoding flavodoxin FldA produces MAKIGIFYGSSTGHTEKVAVLLAQAFGNDAITLDVADASKTDLDKFPYLIFGTSTWDIGGMQDDWEDFMEMVQQTDLRNKKIALFGLGDQENFPDSFADGIGVLYNQIADKSKVVGAWPTEGYEFDESEAVKDGKFVGLVIDEDNQSKLTDERVKKWVEMLKKEFK; encoded by the coding sequence ATGGCAAAAATTGGAATTTTCTACGGCTCCTCAACCGGACACACCGAAAAGGTTGCAGTATTGCTTGCACAAGCATTTGGCAACGATGCCATCACTTTAGATGTTGCGGATGCCTCAAAAACTGATCTGGACAAATTCCCATACCTCATTTTTGGCACCTCCACCTGGGATATTGGCGGAATGCAGGACGACTGGGAAGATTTTATGGAAATGGTTCAACAGACTGATCTGAGAAATAAAAAAATTGCATTGTTCGGTTTGGGCGACCAGGAGAATTTTCCTGATAGTTTTGCCGATGGAATCGGTGTGCTGTACAATCAGATCGCTGATAAATCCAAAGTTGTTGGAGCATGGCCAACAGAGGGTTATGAATTTGACGAATCGGAAGCCGTGAAGGATGGTAAATTTGTCGGGCTCGTGATAGATGAAGATAACCAATCAAAGCTTACTGACGAGCGCGTTAAGAAATGGGTAGAAATGCTTAAAAAGGAATTCAAATAG
- a CDS encoding T9SS type A sorting domain-containing protein yields the protein MSLRLHLLLLGLLIVNLLTAQNIRLSYTFEQPDFIDRHDGFVEPVMNNCHNLGDEGFPFLPAFSGQILIHQGKEVAEIKIVSVSYSDVISGINIVPAARPFPFSEPAPPDYRPQPKNDIYNSIKSYPGSVISDVSTQYLAGYSIAVFNIWPIEFNPAEKSIRVITSIEIEIETRDTRQDFIQPALQSEVTGRRLASVVSNPEMAKNYIFNSSRDTDQIDMLIITKGTFVTAFTEYANYKTERGFITEIVTTEDIYANYPGSDNQEKIRNCIRDYYENNGIVYVILGGDSDTQNASQRIIPHRGFYVDTGFGTIDEDIPSDMYYSCLDGDWNSNGNNRYGEPGEEDIFAEVIIGRMSIDSNDEVLNMVNKLIKYQDTPVLSDIEKALMVGEALDDNTWGGNYKDEVANGSSNHGYVTVGLSSNFVVSRLYEMNGNWTKQQVYQQFNNTGINLLNHLGHSDVGYNMKMSLSDLTTANLQNNGINRGFVIGYSQGCYNGSFDNRGSGGNYSGSDCFAERITTMETAMVASMSNSRYGWYSQGSTNGPSQIFDRKFFNAIFGKGIAEIGTANGDSKEDAAAFIIANRVNRWCAYEITLFGDPSMSIWTQQPTDITATYPGALPIGISNVTVESDAPGARIGFSQNGVLLGRALADENGYANIEFFDIVSSDDPITISITAHNRTLLTSTIPVLADQPYVVLDYFEINDGSGNNNGVPDYGEELAVGLGMKNLGNVAANDVIVTLSSTDNYITLAYLAVEFGTIGPGETVFIEDAFPVHIANNVPDQHQVQINVQAMGAETWVSSMKFNVNAPALNIQSLTIDDVAGGNGNGMLDPGEMVVFRFDVKNEGHALSPAVTFHLASNNANLTLTMTQANHDGLQPDGIAIFEFLGLVNPDAVMGDLALLQATINSGAYQVTEDYSLKIGMIIEDFESGDFGLINWEFDGELPWTICEISPAQGLYCARSGVVSHEQISEMKVNIFVAATDTISFYRKVSSESGFDMLKFYDGSLLKAQWSGSQDWEKVSYVIYPGYHTLRWVYEKDVAISQGDDCAWVDYIRFPKLLQSTLSAGGDDMVCAGDDYQTKSSGIYLMGIQWTTSGTGTFSNAAILQPVYTPSQEDIQNGSVVLTVSATSANNQPLSDQMTLYMVDNPGTPSKPVGEQEVCTNYGISYEYTTSQLPEIQAFVWELIPPGAGTLTGNSHVISILFTPDYSGDVELRVKAMNACGESAFSESLQIVAQICTGVYEPGSEQISVFPNPSTGLIFARIPDADEILQLSIYNTFGQIVRSESLHVSDDLIEIDLQNYPPGIYLLKLEAKTFSFSKKILLK from the coding sequence ATGTCTTTACGCTTACACCTATTGCTACTCGGTCTGCTCATAGTTAATTTGCTTACTGCGCAAAACATTCGTTTATCCTACACTTTTGAACAGCCAGATTTTATTGACCGTCACGATGGCTTTGTTGAGCCTGTGATGAATAATTGCCATAATCTTGGCGATGAAGGATTCCCTTTTTTACCTGCATTTAGCGGGCAAATTCTCATCCATCAGGGAAAAGAGGTCGCTGAAATCAAAATTGTTTCAGTTAGTTATTCTGACGTGATCAGCGGAATTAACATTGTTCCTGCAGCACGGCCATTTCCTTTTTCTGAACCTGCACCTCCGGATTATCGCCCTCAGCCCAAAAACGATATTTATAATTCTATAAAATCTTATCCGGGATCGGTAATTTCAGATGTTTCAACGCAGTACCTGGCGGGATACTCCATTGCAGTGTTTAATATCTGGCCAATAGAGTTTAACCCGGCTGAAAAGAGCATCAGGGTAATTACCTCTATCGAAATTGAAATTGAAACCAGAGATACCAGGCAAGACTTCATTCAACCCGCTTTGCAAAGTGAAGTCACCGGGAGACGTCTGGCCTCGGTCGTTTCCAACCCTGAAATGGCTAAAAATTATATCTTCAATAGTTCAAGGGATACTGACCAGATTGATATGCTAATCATCACTAAAGGCACATTTGTGACTGCTTTTACTGAATATGCAAATTATAAAACAGAAAGAGGTTTCATTACAGAAATTGTTACGACTGAAGATATTTATGCAAATTATCCGGGCAGCGACAACCAGGAGAAAATAAGGAACTGTATCAGGGATTATTATGAGAACAATGGAATCGTTTACGTCATACTTGGAGGTGACAGTGATACACAGAACGCTTCCCAGCGCATTATCCCTCATCGCGGATTTTATGTAGATACTGGTTTTGGAACCATCGACGAAGACATACCCTCCGACATGTATTATTCCTGCCTGGATGGAGACTGGAACAGCAATGGAAATAACAGGTATGGTGAACCGGGCGAAGAAGACATCTTTGCTGAAGTGATCATTGGACGGATGAGCATCGATAGTAATGATGAAGTGCTGAACATGGTCAATAAACTGATTAAATATCAGGATACACCAGTCCTGTCTGACATTGAAAAGGCACTGATGGTTGGTGAGGCATTGGATGATAACACCTGGGGTGGTAATTATAAGGATGAAGTGGCCAACGGAAGTAGTAATCATGGATATGTAACCGTAGGGCTAAGTTCCAATTTTGTGGTGAGCAGATTGTACGAAATGAATGGCAACTGGACAAAACAGCAGGTATATCAGCAGTTTAATAACACAGGTATCAATCTATTGAATCACCTTGGACACTCTGATGTGGGATACAATATGAAAATGTCGCTGAGTGACCTGACAACTGCAAATCTTCAAAACAATGGCATAAACCGCGGATTTGTAATTGGTTATTCACAGGGTTGCTACAATGGTTCCTTCGATAATCGTGGGTCAGGCGGAAATTATTCAGGTAGCGATTGTTTTGCTGAACGTATTACTACTATGGAAACTGCCATGGTAGCCTCAATGTCCAATTCGCGCTATGGATGGTATTCACAAGGCAGCACAAATGGTCCTTCTCAGATTTTCGACCGTAAATTTTTTAATGCCATTTTTGGAAAGGGAATAGCTGAAATAGGCACAGCCAATGGCGACTCGAAAGAAGATGCTGCCGCATTCATCATCGCTAATCGCGTGAATCGCTGGTGTGCTTACGAAATTACTCTTTTTGGAGATCCGAGCATGTCAATCTGGACACAGCAGCCAACCGATATCACCGCAACCTACCCTGGTGCACTGCCAATTGGGATCAGTAATGTAACTGTAGAATCTGATGCACCCGGAGCAAGGATTGGTTTTAGTCAAAATGGAGTACTTCTCGGGCGGGCACTGGCAGATGAGAATGGCTATGCTAACATTGAGTTTTTCGACATTGTTTCATCTGACGATCCTATTACCATCTCCATCACTGCCCACAACAGGACGCTTCTTACATCCACAATACCTGTGCTTGCCGACCAGCCTTATGTGGTGCTCGATTATTTTGAAATTAATGATGGAAGCGGTAACAACAATGGTGTACCGGACTATGGGGAGGAACTTGCTGTTGGATTGGGAATGAAAAATCTTGGAAATGTTGCTGCAAATGATGTTATCGTTACTTTGAGTTCAACTGATAACTATATTACATTGGCCTATCTTGCCGTAGAATTTGGAACCATCGGACCGGGTGAAACGGTGTTTATTGAAGATGCTTTTCCCGTTCATATTGCCAACAATGTCCCGGATCAACACCAGGTTCAGATCAACGTTCAGGCTATGGGTGCCGAAACCTGGGTTTCGAGTATGAAATTCAATGTTAATGCACCAGCACTGAATATTCAATCACTAACCATTGACGATGTTGCCGGCGGAAACGGAAACGGAATGCTCGATCCCGGTGAAATGGTTGTTTTTCGATTTGATGTTAAAAATGAAGGGCATGCGTTGTCACCTGCTGTCACTTTTCATCTTGCATCGAACAATGCAAACCTTACACTAACCATGACACAAGCTAATCATGATGGACTTCAGCCTGACGGTATTGCCATTTTTGAATTTCTGGGTTTGGTAAACCCGGATGCAGTGATGGGTGACCTTGCTCTTTTGCAGGCTACAATTAATTCAGGTGCTTACCAGGTTACAGAAGATTACTCACTCAAGATCGGAATGATTATCGAAGATTTTGAAAGTGGAGACTTTGGATTGATCAATTGGGAATTTGATGGTGAACTGCCATGGACAATTTGTGAAATTAGCCCGGCCCAGGGGCTTTACTGCGCTCGTTCCGGAGTTGTCAGCCATGAACAGATCAGCGAAATGAAAGTAAATATTTTCGTCGCTGCAACCGATACAATCTCCTTTTACCGTAAAGTTTCATCTGAATCAGGTTTCGATATGTTGAAATTTTATGATGGATCTCTGCTCAAAGCCCAATGGTCTGGAAGTCAGGATTGGGAAAAAGTAAGTTATGTTATCTATCCCGGGTACCATACCCTGAGATGGGTTTATGAAAAAGATGTGGCAATCAGTCAGGGTGATGATTGTGCCTGGGTTGACTATATCAGATTCCCGAAACTTTTGCAAAGTACACTTAGTGCCGGCGGGGATGATATGGTCTGTGCCGGTGATGATTATCAGACAAAATCCAGTGGGATTTACCTGATGGGCATCCAATGGACAACGTCAGGAACCGGGACTTTTAGCAACGCCGCGATCCTCCAGCCCGTTTACACCCCAAGCCAGGAGGATATTCAAAATGGATCTGTTGTTCTCACAGTTTCAGCTACTTCAGCTAACAACCAACCTTTATCAGACCAGATGACGCTATACATGGTGGACAATCCCGGGACACCCTCCAAACCGGTTGGTGAGCAGGAGGTGTGCACCAATTATGGAATTTCTTACGAGTACACAACTTCACAATTGCCCGAAATACAAGCTTTTGTATGGGAGTTGATCCCTCCTGGTGCAGGTACATTGACAGGAAACAGCCACGTCATCAGTATTTTGTTTACCCCGGATTATTCAGGTGATGTTGAATTGCGCGTTAAAGCAATGAATGCTTGCGGCGAAAGTGCGTTTTCTGAGTCACTTCAAATTGTTGCTCAGATATGCACCGGAGTTTACGAACCGGGTTCAGAACAAATTTCAGTTTTCCCAAATCCAAGTACCGGGCTCATCTTTGCCAGGATTCCCGACGCTGATGAAATTTTGCAGTTAAGTATTTATAATACTTTCGGGCAAATCGTAAGGAGCGAATCCCTTCATGTTTCTGATGATTTGATAGAAATTGATCTCCAAAATTATCCACCCGGTATTTATCTTCTAAAACTTGAAGCAAAGACGTTTAGCTTCTCAAAGAAAATTCTGTTGAAATAA